Proteins encoded by one window of Xanthomonas sp. DAR 80977:
- a CDS encoding methylmalonyl-CoA mutase family protein gives MSIPASRVPLPQADTSPLRFVTAASLFDGHDAAINIMRRLIQAQGAEVIHLGHNRSVEDVVRAALQEDADAIALSSYQGGHVEYFKYMVDMLRERGAGHVRVFGGGGGTITPEEIAELQAYGVERIYHPNDGMKMGLVEMIEDVVARAGRARDSESSRDSGPGARDPGQAGASLPHIDDEIGIGRVLSALEDGAFSDAELALLRKQWQSGLSATAESRVPGPESRERRAAPVVGLTGTGGAGKSSVTDELLNRFLAGFPQMRIAVVSVDPSRRRTGGALLGDRIRMNALRSPRVYMRSMATRRQHAATNRVLKDCIAFLKGIGYDLVIVETAGIGQSDSEIVDLVDFPVYVMTSDYGAPSQLEKIDMLDFAELVVLNKYDRRGAEDALRDVRKQWRRNRVAFQLEDAAVPVYPTIASQFNDPGISWMFVNLCRLLREKLGLEAPAAGAQAAAQCDFRPQLDTTLKEPRATVLIPGARVRYLAEIAEQGRALNAGIDRQAEAADRAQSFWQSLHELDDPRLPKQLELYAVQDLQPAAAAGAGAAVDATMLLLRQRYNDALQALSSESLKLLREWPQRLKSITDEVTEYEVRGKAIRVENYRQSLSHQPIPKIAAPRYRSWGELLRFLGKENLPGSYPYTGGVYPYRRAGEDPIRMFAGEGTPERTNRRFHYLSVGQPAARLSTAFDSVTLYGEDPAPRPDIYGKIGNSGVNIPTLDDMKKLYSGFDLCAPSTSVSMTINGPAPMILAMFMNTAIDQQVEKYLKADAQRWAQAERTLAQLFEGRQRPRYHGELPPTNDGLGLALLGVSGDQLVDAQTYALIKADTLSSVRGTVQADILKEDQAQNTCIFSTEFALRMMGDIQQYFVEHKVRNFYSVSISGYHIAEAGANPISQLAFTLSNGFTIVEYYLARGMRIDDFAPNLSFFFSNGMDPEYTAIGRVARRIWARAMRERYGGNERSQMMKYHIQTSGRSLHAQEIQFNDIRTTLQALYALFDNCNSLHTNAYDEAITTPTEESVRRAVAIQMIINKELGLNFCENPWQGSFIVEQLTDLVEEAVYKEFEAISERGGVLGAMDTMYQRGKIQEESLYYEHKKHDGSLPLVGVNTFLPKQHAGETATQIELIRSTEEEKGQQIANVRDWQQRRNGIAPAAADLDAASVQASALVSQREGPGLGYLQRSARERRNVFAALMEAVKTHSLGQISHALYEVGGEYRRNM, from the coding sequence ATGAGCATTCCCGCGTCCCGCGTTCCGTTGCCGCAGGCCGACACCAGCCCGCTGCGCTTCGTCACCGCTGCCAGCCTGTTCGACGGCCACGACGCGGCGATCAACATCATGCGCCGGCTGATCCAGGCGCAGGGCGCGGAGGTGATCCATCTCGGCCACAACCGCAGCGTCGAGGACGTGGTGCGCGCGGCGCTGCAGGAAGACGCCGATGCGATCGCGCTGTCGTCCTACCAGGGCGGCCACGTCGAGTACTTCAAGTACATGGTGGACATGCTGCGCGAACGCGGCGCCGGCCATGTGCGCGTGTTCGGCGGCGGTGGCGGCACCATCACCCCGGAGGAGATCGCCGAGCTGCAGGCCTACGGCGTGGAGCGCATCTACCACCCCAACGACGGCATGAAGATGGGGCTGGTGGAGATGATCGAGGACGTGGTGGCGCGCGCTGGGCGCGCGCGGGACTCGGAATCTTCGCGGGACTCGGGGCCCGGGGCTCGGGACCCGGGACAAGCCGGCGCCTCGCTGCCGCACATCGACGACGAGATCGGCATCGGCAGGGTGCTGTCGGCGCTCGAGGATGGCGCGTTCTCCGACGCGGAGCTGGCGCTGCTGCGCAAGCAGTGGCAATCCGGCCTGTCTGCCACCGCCGAGTCCCGAGTCCCCGGTCCCGAGTCCCGCGAGCGGCGCGCAGCGCCGGTCGTCGGCCTGACCGGCACCGGCGGCGCCGGCAAGTCCTCGGTCACCGACGAACTGCTCAACCGCTTCCTGGCCGGTTTCCCGCAGATGCGCATCGCGGTGGTGTCGGTGGACCCGAGCCGGCGCCGCACCGGAGGCGCGCTGCTCGGCGACCGCATCCGCATGAACGCCCTGCGCAGCCCGCGCGTGTACATGCGTTCGATGGCCACGCGCCGCCAGCATGCGGCCACCAACCGCGTGCTGAAGGATTGCATCGCGTTCCTGAAGGGCATCGGCTACGACCTGGTGATCGTGGAGACCGCCGGCATCGGCCAGAGTGATTCGGAGATCGTCGACCTGGTCGATTTCCCGGTGTACGTGATGACCAGCGACTACGGTGCGCCGAGCCAGCTGGAGAAGATCGACATGCTCGACTTCGCCGAGCTGGTGGTGCTGAACAAGTACGACCGGCGCGGCGCCGAGGACGCGCTGCGCGACGTGCGCAAGCAATGGCGGCGCAACCGCGTGGCCTTCCAGCTGGAGGACGCGGCGGTGCCGGTGTATCCGACCATCGCCAGCCAGTTCAACGATCCCGGCATCAGCTGGATGTTCGTCAACCTGTGCCGGCTGCTGCGCGAGAAGCTGGGCCTGGAGGCGCCCGCGGCGGGAGCGCAGGCCGCAGCGCAGTGCGATTTCCGGCCGCAGCTGGACACCACGCTGAAGGAGCCGCGCGCCACCGTGCTGATCCCCGGCGCGCGGGTGCGCTACCTGGCCGAGATCGCCGAACAGGGCCGCGCGCTCAACGCCGGCATCGACCGCCAGGCCGAAGCCGCCGACCGCGCGCAGTCGTTCTGGCAGTCGCTGCACGAGCTGGACGACCCGCGGTTGCCGAAGCAACTGGAGCTGTACGCGGTGCAGGACCTGCAGCCGGCCGCAGCGGCCGGGGCCGGCGCCGCGGTCGATGCGACCATGCTGTTGCTGCGCCAGCGCTACAACGATGCGCTGCAGGCCTTGTCCAGCGAGTCGCTGAAGCTGTTGCGCGAATGGCCGCAGCGGCTCAAGTCGATCACCGACGAGGTCACCGAGTACGAAGTGCGCGGCAAGGCGATCCGCGTGGAGAACTACCGCCAGTCGCTGAGCCACCAGCCGATCCCGAAGATCGCCGCGCCGCGCTACAGGAGCTGGGGCGAACTGCTGCGCTTCCTCGGCAAGGAGAACCTGCCCGGCAGCTATCCCTACACCGGCGGCGTGTATCCGTACCGCCGCGCCGGCGAGGACCCGATCCGCATGTTCGCCGGCGAAGGCACGCCGGAGCGCACCAATCGCCGCTTCCACTACCTGAGCGTGGGCCAGCCGGCCGCGCGCCTGTCCACCGCCTTCGACAGCGTCACCCTGTACGGCGAGGACCCGGCGCCGCGCCCGGACATCTACGGCAAGATCGGCAATTCCGGGGTCAACATTCCCACCCTGGACGACATGAAGAAGCTGTACTCCGGCTTCGACCTGTGCGCGCCGAGCACCAGCGTGTCGATGACCATCAACGGCCCGGCGCCGATGATCCTGGCGATGTTCATGAACACCGCCATCGACCAGCAGGTGGAGAAATACCTCAAGGCCGACGCGCAGCGCTGGGCGCAGGCCGAACGGACCCTGGCGCAGTTGTTCGAGGGCCGGCAGCGTCCGCGCTATCACGGCGAATTGCCGCCCACCAACGATGGCCTGGGCCTGGCCCTGCTCGGGGTCAGCGGCGACCAGCTGGTGGATGCGCAGACCTATGCGCTGATCAAGGCCGACACGCTGTCCAGCGTGCGCGGCACGGTGCAGGCCGACATCCTCAAGGAGGACCAGGCGCAGAACACCTGCATCTTCAGCACCGAGTTCGCGCTGCGCATGATGGGCGACATCCAGCAGTATTTCGTCGAGCACAAGGTGCGCAATTTCTATTCGGTGTCGATCTCCGGCTACCACATCGCCGAGGCCGGCGCGAACCCGATCAGCCAGCTCGCCTTCACCCTGAGCAACGGCTTCACCATCGTCGAGTACTACCTGGCGCGCGGCATGCGCATCGACGATTTCGCGCCGAACCTGAGTTTCTTCTTCAGCAACGGCATGGATCCGGAATACACCGCGATCGGCCGCGTGGCGCGGCGCATCTGGGCGCGGGCGATGCGCGAGCGCTACGGCGGCAACGAGCGCAGCCAGATGATGAAGTACCACATCCAGACCTCCGGCCGTTCGCTGCACGCGCAGGAGATCCAGTTCAACGACATCCGCACCACGCTGCAGGCGCTGTACGCGCTGTTCGACAACTGCAACAGCCTGCACACCAACGCCTACGACGAGGCGATCACCACCCCGACCGAGGAGAGCGTGCGCCGCGCGGTGGCGATCCAGATGATCATCAACAAGGAGCTGGGGCTGAACTTCTGCGAGAACCCGTGGCAGGGCAGCTTCATCGTCGAGCAGCTCACCGACCTGGTGGAGGAGGCGGTGTACAAGGAATTCGAGGCGATCAGCGAGCGTGGCGGCGTGCTCGGCGCGATGGATACCATGTACCAGCGCGGCAAGATCCAGGAGGAGAGCCTGTACTACGAGCACAAGAAGCACGACGGCAGCCTGCCGCTGGTCGGGGTCAACACCTTCCTGCCCAAGCAGCACGCCGGCGAGACCGCGACCCAGATCGAGCTGATCCGTTCCACCGAGGAGGAGAAGGGCCAGCAGATCGCCAACGTGCGCGACTGGCAGCAGCGCCGCAACGGCATCGCGCCGGCCGCCGCGGACCTGGACGCGGCATCGGTGCAGGCAAGCGCTCTGGTGTCGCAGCGCGAAGGCCCTGGCCTGGGCTACCTGCAACGCAGCGCACGCGAGCGCCGCAACGTCTTCGCCGCGCTGATGGAGGCGGTGAAGACCCACAGCCTGGGCCAGATCAGCCATGCCCTGTACGAGGTGGGCGGCGAGTACCGGCGCAACATGTAG
- a CDS encoding Glu/Leu/Phe/Val dehydrogenase dimerization domain-containing protein, whose product MLFETLATTGHEQVVFCHNRDVGLQAIIAIHNTVLGPALGGVRMRPYANTEAALHDALRLSRTMTYKNALAGLNIGGGKAVIIGDPKADKSEALFRAFGRYVDSLGGRYITAEDVGTDVNDMEQIYLETEYVTGVHQVHGGSGDPAPFTAYGALQALMASLQRKLGHEEIGKASIAVQGLGHIGMELVKLLKERGAKLYVTDLDPALVERAVAEYGAEAVKPDEIYDVAADVLAPCALESAIDEATLPRLKAKIICGTANNQLASAAVGEELHRRGILYAPDYAVNAGGVMNVSLEIDGYNRERAMRLIRSLYHNLGKIFDLSERDNIPPQQAADRIAEARMHAIGKLKLPLGRTAPRSMGHLRGE is encoded by the coding sequence ATGCTTTTCGAAACGCTAGCCACCACCGGCCACGAACAAGTCGTCTTCTGCCACAACCGCGACGTGGGCCTGCAGGCGATCATCGCCATCCACAACACCGTGCTCGGCCCCGCATTGGGCGGCGTGCGCATGCGCCCCTACGCCAACACCGAGGCCGCGCTGCACGACGCGCTGCGGCTCAGCCGCACGATGACCTACAAGAACGCGCTGGCCGGGCTGAACATCGGCGGCGGCAAGGCGGTGATCATCGGCGACCCCAAGGCCGACAAGTCCGAGGCGCTGTTCCGCGCGTTCGGCCGCTACGTGGATTCGCTGGGCGGGCGCTACATCACCGCCGAGGACGTGGGCACCGACGTCAACGACATGGAGCAGATCTACCTGGAGACCGAATACGTCACCGGCGTGCACCAGGTGCATGGCGGCTCCGGCGATCCGGCTCCGTTCACCGCCTACGGCGCGCTGCAGGCGCTGATGGCCTCGCTGCAGCGCAAGCTCGGCCACGAGGAGATCGGCAAGGCCAGCATCGCCGTGCAGGGCCTCGGTCACATCGGCATGGAACTGGTGAAACTGCTGAAGGAACGCGGCGCCAAGCTGTACGTCACCGACCTGGACCCGGCGCTGGTCGAGCGCGCGGTCGCCGAATACGGCGCCGAGGCGGTCAAGCCGGACGAGATCTACGACGTAGCCGCCGACGTGCTGGCGCCGTGCGCGCTGGAGAGCGCGATCGACGAAGCCACGCTGCCGCGGCTGAAGGCGAAGATCATCTGCGGCACCGCCAACAACCAGCTGGCCAGCGCCGCGGTCGGCGAGGAACTGCATCGCCGCGGCATCCTCTACGCCCCGGACTACGCGGTCAACGCCGGCGGAGTGATGAACGTGTCGCTGGAGATCGACGGCTACAACCGCGAACGCGCGATGCGCCTGATCCGCAGCCTGTACCACAACCTGGGCAAGATCTTCGACCTGTCCGAGCGCGACAACATCCCGCCGCAGCAGGCCGCCGACCGCATCGCCGAAGCGCGCATGCACGCCATCGGCAAGCTCAAGCTGCCGCTGGGCCGCACCGCACCGCGCTCGATGGGGCATCTGCGCGGCGAGTGA
- a CDS encoding S8 family serine peptidase, which translates to MMRKLMARSLLATALAVALTSCGGGGGGGLTRSDPPPTSPPPTSPPPPPPPTSPPTSPPTSPPPPQPAFDAHLALTNTLAAHNAGYDGSGYRIGVVDTGVSRNHPALAGRVVSNLIYVDPAKNNVNVDDVDGHGTTVAQLAAGKAVGAWPGGIAPGAQIVSARIISDTSPDDDGSGEGNQTSGALGLASVHQDLINAGVKVMNNSWGGIYWTDPTATNAIADEYRPFVLGNGGLVVFAAGNEAKADPSDIASLPSQLGPGGTHPAADLERGWLVVAAVDASTGSKLESYSNACGVAMHYCLVAPGTEVFVDPKATTATANPDYYYGSGTSYAAPLVSGAAALVWQAFPYFSNDLLRQTLLGTATDLGTPGVDATFGYGLLNVGKAVQGPARFDWGDVSVSFSGSSTWANDIAGSGGLIKQGSGTLTLSGTQNSYSGDTRVQAGTLSAASLGGSNVTISNGATFIGTGPLRGNVSNSGTFQVGTATLSLSGNYVQDSNGRLALLVGDKLSVTGTATLQGGSLYVLGKRDYVVNNTAYKVLETSGGLSGTFASVTTPSNVFLTSSLVYDGTSASITVQALSVTAAAASFGNITAATLASATRVDAAFAQLDAQLNRDPATVDASLLKAAGAVQQSPSAAAASATLRSLSGEAHAAATAMTFDSIDLQRRALSGRFDSLIAQPRAIGAWSQRLGDTGQGSFAGSQFQLDGWMMGQDLRLGEHAVAGFAFGETRADGGGDGALDHSRDRQVQGQAYLGAVAGNAYALAQLGTGQYRRQLDRSLLLGDSVADASSRYAGRFLSSSVEVGYRFGRGKAWLTPYAGADYSRIDSDGFREQGGDGFGLMADAASSSRSQALAGVRAGYGRQGWSLQGYAEWQQTLAAQGLQRQASFVGVDAWAPLVDLQPARSGGLFGMSLDRRWGASALGLGYDQRFGPRGDDHALSLRYRLGF; encoded by the coding sequence ATCATGCGGAAGTTGATGGCCCGGTCGCTGCTGGCGACCGCACTGGCGGTGGCGTTGACCTCGTGCGGCGGCGGGGGCGGCGGCGGGCTGACCCGCAGCGATCCGCCACCGACCTCGCCGCCGCCGACATCACCTCCGCCGCCGCCGCCGCCGACTTCGCCACCGACCTCCCCGCCGACCTCGCCGCCACCGCCGCAGCCGGCGTTCGACGCGCACCTGGCGCTGACCAACACGCTGGCCGCGCACAACGCCGGCTACGACGGCAGCGGCTACCGCATCGGCGTGGTCGACACCGGCGTGAGCCGCAACCACCCGGCGCTGGCCGGGCGCGTGGTGTCCAACCTGATCTACGTCGATCCGGCCAAGAACAACGTCAACGTCGACGATGTCGACGGCCATGGCACCACGGTCGCGCAGCTGGCCGCGGGCAAGGCGGTGGGCGCATGGCCAGGCGGTATCGCGCCCGGCGCGCAGATCGTGTCGGCGCGCATCATCAGCGACACCTCGCCGGACGACGACGGCAGCGGCGAGGGCAACCAGACCAGCGGCGCGCTGGGCCTGGCCTCGGTCCACCAGGACCTGATCAACGCCGGGGTCAAGGTGATGAACAATTCCTGGGGCGGCATCTACTGGACCGACCCGACCGCGACCAACGCGATCGCCGACGAATACCGTCCGTTCGTGCTGGGCAATGGCGGGCTGGTGGTGTTCGCCGCCGGCAACGAAGCCAAGGCCGATCCGTCGGACATCGCCTCGCTGCCCAGCCAACTCGGCCCCGGCGGCACGCATCCGGCGGCGGACCTGGAGCGCGGCTGGCTGGTGGTGGCCGCGGTGGATGCGAGCACCGGCAGCAAGCTGGAGTCGTATTCCAACGCCTGCGGCGTGGCCATGCACTACTGCCTGGTCGCGCCGGGCACGGAGGTGTTCGTCGATCCCAAGGCGACCACCGCCACCGCCAACCCGGACTACTACTACGGCAGCGGCACCTCCTACGCCGCGCCGCTGGTGTCCGGCGCGGCCGCGCTGGTGTGGCAGGCGTTCCCCTACTTCAGCAACGACCTGCTGCGGCAGACCCTGCTCGGCACCGCCACCGACCTGGGCACGCCCGGCGTGGATGCCACCTTCGGCTATGGCCTGCTCAATGTCGGCAAGGCGGTGCAGGGACCGGCCAGGTTCGACTGGGGCGACGTCAGCGTGTCCTTCAGCGGCAGCTCGACCTGGGCAAACGACATCGCCGGCAGCGGCGGGCTGATCAAGCAGGGCAGCGGCACCCTGACCCTGAGCGGCACCCAGAACAGCTACAGCGGCGATACCCGGGTGCAGGCCGGCACGCTCAGCGCGGCCAGCCTGGGCGGCTCCAACGTGACCATCAGCAACGGCGCCACCTTCATCGGTACCGGCCCGCTGCGCGGCAACGTCAGCAACTCCGGCACCTTCCAGGTCGGGACCGCGACGCTGAGCCTGAGCGGCAACTACGTGCAGGACAGCAACGGCCGGCTGGCCTTGCTGGTCGGCGACAAGCTCTCGGTGACCGGCACCGCGACGCTGCAGGGCGGCTCGCTGTACGTGCTCGGCAAGCGCGACTACGTGGTCAACAACACCGCGTACAAGGTGCTCGAAACCAGCGGCGGGCTGAGCGGCACGTTCGCCTCGGTGACCACGCCGTCGAACGTGTTCCTGACGTCCTCGCTCGTCTACGACGGCACCAGCGCCTCGATCACCGTGCAGGCGCTCAGCGTCACCGCGGCCGCGGCGAGCTTCGGCAACATCACCGCCGCCACGCTCGCCTCGGCCACGCGCGTGGACGCGGCGTTCGCGCAACTGGACGCGCAACTGAACCGGGATCCGGCGACGGTCGATGCGTCGCTGCTGAAGGCGGCCGGCGCGGTGCAGCAGTCGCCCAGCGCGGCAGCGGCGTCGGCGACGCTGCGCAGCCTGTCCGGCGAAGCGCATGCGGCGGCCACGGCGATGACCTTCGACAGCATCGATTTGCAGCGGCGCGCGCTGTCCGGCCGCTTCGACAGCCTGATCGCGCAACCGCGCGCGATCGGTGCGTGGAGCCAGCGCCTGGGCGATACCGGGCAGGGCAGTTTTGCCGGCAGCCAGTTCCAGCTCGACGGCTGGATGATGGGCCAGGACCTGCGCCTGGGCGAGCACGCCGTGGCCGGCTTCGCCTTCGGCGAGACCCGCGCCGACGGTGGCGGCGACGGCGCCCTGGATCACAGCCGCGATCGCCAGGTGCAGGGCCAGGCCTATCTCGGTGCGGTCGCCGGCAATGCCTATGCGCTGGCGCAGCTGGGCACCGGGCAATACCGGCGCCAGCTCGACCGCAGCCTGTTGCTCGGCGACAGCGTCGCCGACGCGTCCAGCCGCTACGCCGGGCGCTTCCTGTCCAGCAGCGTGGAGGTCGGCTACCGGTTCGGGCGCGGCAAGGCGTGGCTGACCCCGTACGCCGGCGCCGACTACAGCCGCATCGACAGCGACGGCTTCCGCGAGCAGGGCGGCGACGGTTTCGGACTGATGGCCGATGCGGCGTCTTCCTCGCGTAGCCAGGCCCTGGCCGGTGTGCGCGCCGGCTACGGCCGGCAGGGCTGGTCGCTGCAGGGCTATGCCGAATGGCAGCAGACCCTGGCCGCGCAGGGCCTGCAGCGCCAGGCCAGCTTCGTCGGCGTGGACGCGTGGGCGCCGCTGGTCGATCTGCAGCCGGCGCGTTCGGGCGGGCTGTTCGGGATGAGCCTGGACCGGCGCTGGGGAGCCAGTGCGCTGGGCCTCGGCTACGACCAGCGCTTCGGCCCGCGCGGCGACGATCATGCGCTGTCGCTGCGATACCGGTTGGGGTTTTGA
- a CDS encoding thiolase family protein, whose protein sequence is MTEIVIAAAKRTAIGAFLGQFNGVPTPELGAAAIRAALEQSGIPAADVSEVIMGCVLPANLGQAPARQAARAAGVPDATGATTVNKVCGSGMKAIMFGHDLIKAGSASIVVAGGMESMSNAPHLLPNSRTGNRYGNFQAVDHMAWDGLTNPDDGQAMGVFGEATAEKFGFSRQDQDAYAIESVTRAQAAQRDGAFDAEIVPVRVATRKGEAVFASDEQPGKSDIAKIPTLKPAFKKDGTLTAASSSSISDGAAATVLLSADDAARRGIAPLARIVGHATFSQAPEWFTTAPVGAIKKLLEQVGWSLDQVDLFEINEAFAVVPMVPIKELGLDPAKVNVNGGACALGHPIGASGARLVVTLLNALRTRGGRRGIATLCIGGGEATAIAIELI, encoded by the coding sequence ATGACCGAGATCGTCATCGCCGCGGCCAAGCGCACCGCCATCGGCGCCTTCCTGGGCCAGTTCAACGGCGTGCCCACGCCGGAACTCGGCGCCGCCGCCATCCGCGCCGCGCTGGAGCAGTCCGGCATCCCCGCCGCCGACGTGTCGGAAGTGATCATGGGCTGCGTGCTGCCGGCCAACCTCGGCCAGGCGCCGGCGCGCCAGGCCGCGCGCGCGGCCGGCGTGCCCGACGCCACCGGCGCCACCACCGTCAACAAGGTCTGCGGTTCGGGCATGAAGGCGATCATGTTCGGCCACGACCTGATCAAGGCCGGCTCGGCCAGCATCGTCGTCGCCGGCGGCATGGAATCGATGAGCAACGCGCCGCACCTGCTGCCCAACTCGCGCACCGGCAACCGCTACGGCAACTTCCAGGCGGTGGACCACATGGCCTGGGATGGCCTGACCAATCCCGACGACGGCCAGGCCATGGGCGTGTTCGGCGAGGCCACCGCCGAGAAGTTCGGCTTCAGCCGCCAGGACCAGGACGCGTATGCGATCGAGTCGGTGACCCGTGCGCAGGCCGCGCAGCGCGACGGCGCCTTCGACGCGGAGATCGTGCCGGTGCGCGTGGCCACCCGCAAGGGCGAGGCGGTGTTCGCCAGCGACGAACAGCCGGGCAAGTCCGACATCGCCAAGATCCCCACGCTGAAGCCGGCGTTCAAGAAGGACGGCACGCTCACCGCCGCCAGTTCCTCCAGCATCTCCGACGGCGCCGCCGCCACCGTGCTGCTCAGCGCCGACGACGCCGCCCGCCGCGGCATCGCGCCGCTGGCGCGGATCGTCGGCCACGCGACCTTCTCGCAGGCCCCGGAATGGTTCACCACCGCCCCGGTCGGCGCGATCAAGAAGTTGCTGGAACAGGTCGGCTGGAGCCTGGACCAGGTCGACCTGTTCGAAATCAACGAAGCGTTCGCGGTGGTGCCGATGGTGCCGATCAAGGAGCTGGGTCTGGACCCGGCCAAGGTCAACGTCAACGGCGGCGCCTGCGCGCTCGGCCATCCCATCGGCGCATCCGGCGCGCGGCTGGTGGTGACATTGCTAAACGCGTTGCGCACGCGCGGCGGACGCCGCGGAATCGCGACCCTGTGCATCGGTGGCGGAGAGGCGACGGCGATCGCCATCGAATTGATTTGA
- a CDS encoding Hsp70 family protein, whose translation MIVGIDLGTTHSLIGAYSEQGSRLFPNALGELLTPSVVSVDDSGILVGQAARERLVSHPQRSVAAFKRWMGSDRETVLGAHRFRPEELSAIVLRALLADAEAALGEKVREAVISVPAYFSDAQRKATRAAGELAGIRVERLINEPTAAALAYGLQEREGHGRFLVLDLGGGTFDVSILEMFEGVIEVHASAGDNFLGGEDFLELLLQAFLDDHALAPQALSVQESGQLRRRLEAAKRALSSAQEATVQINVAGQALHWTLHEERFNRLAEPLLQRMRAPLERAMRDARLQPAQLDEIVLVGGATRMPLVARLVTRMFGRLPMRHINPDQAVALGAAVAAGMKARDAALEEVILTDVCPYTLGTEVASHDAQGQLRTGLFHPIIQRNSTVPISREDDFYPVHDEQEHLVIDVYQGESPLVAKNIKLGELRMTLPRHLPRAEKGVTARFTYDNNGLLQVEVTEHHGGRKHELILEQNPGLLDAEQIRARLAALQALKIHPRDQQDNLSLLARAERMYEEYLDLREQIQAWIVAFRGALDTQDLRLIDDHRQRLGEALDALERRA comes from the coding sequence ATGATCGTCGGTATCGACCTCGGCACCACGCATTCCCTGATCGGCGCCTATTCCGAGCAGGGCAGCCGCCTGTTTCCCAATGCGCTCGGCGAGTTGCTGACCCCGTCGGTGGTGAGCGTCGACGACAGCGGCATCCTGGTCGGACAGGCCGCGCGCGAGCGCCTGGTCAGCCATCCGCAGCGCAGCGTGGCGGCATTCAAGCGCTGGATGGGCAGCGACCGCGAGACCGTGCTGGGCGCGCATCGCTTCCGCCCGGAAGAATTGTCGGCGATCGTGCTGCGCGCATTGCTGGCCGATGCCGAGGCCGCGCTCGGCGAGAAGGTGCGCGAAGCGGTGATCAGCGTGCCGGCGTATTTTTCCGATGCGCAGCGCAAGGCCACCCGCGCCGCCGGCGAACTGGCCGGGATCCGCGTCGAACGGCTGATCAACGAGCCCACCGCGGCCGCCCTCGCCTACGGCCTGCAGGAACGCGAGGGCCATGGCCGCTTCCTGGTGCTGGACCTGGGCGGCGGCACCTTCGACGTGTCGATCCTGGAGATGTTCGAAGGCGTCATCGAGGTCCACGCCAGCGCCGGCGACAACTTCCTCGGCGGCGAGGATTTCCTGGAACTGCTGCTGCAGGCGTTCCTGGACGACCACGCGCTCGCGCCGCAGGCGCTGAGCGTGCAGGAAAGCGGGCAGTTGCGGCGGCGGCTGGAAGCGGCCAAGCGCGCGCTGTCCAGCGCCCAGGAAGCGACGGTGCAGATCAACGTGGCGGGCCAGGCCTTGCACTGGACGCTGCACGAGGAACGCTTCAACCGCCTGGCCGAACCGCTGCTGCAACGCATGCGCGCGCCGCTGGAACGGGCGATGCGCGATGCGCGGCTGCAGCCGGCGCAACTGGACGAGATCGTGCTGGTCGGCGGCGCCACGCGCATGCCGCTGGTCGCCCGGCTGGTCACGCGCATGTTCGGGCGGCTGCCGATGCGCCACATCAACCCCGACCAGGCAGTGGCGCTGGGCGCGGCGGTGGCGGCCGGGATGAAGGCTCGCGACGCCGCGCTGGAGGAAGTGATCCTCACCGACGTGTGCCCGTACACGCTCGGCACCGAGGTCGCCTCGCACGACGCGCAAGGCCAGCTGCGCACCGGCCTGTTCCATCCGATCATCCAGCGCAACAGCACCGTGCCGATCAGCCGCGAGGACGACTTCTACCCGGTCCACGACGAGCAGGAACACCTGGTGATCGACGTCTACCAGGGCGAGAGCCCGCTGGTGGCCAAGAACATCAAGCTCGGCGAGCTGCGGATGACGCTGCCCAGGCACCTGCCCAGGGCCGAGAAAGGCGTCACCGCGCGCTTCACCTACGACAACAACGGCCTGCTGCAGGTGGAAGTGACCGAGCATCACGGCGGCCGCAAGCACGAACTGATCCTGGAGCAGAACCCCGGCCTGCTCGACGCCGAGCAGATCCGCGCACGGCTGGCCGCATTGCAGGCGCTGAAGATCCATCCGCGCGACCAGCAGGACAACCTGAGCCTGCTCGCGCGCGCCGAACGCATGTACGAGGAATACCTGGACCTGCGCGAGCAGATCCAGGCCTGGATCGTCGCCTTCCGCGGCGCGCTCGACACCCAGGACCTGCGCCTGATCGACGACCACCGCCAGCGCCTCGGCGAGGCCCTGGACGCACTGGAGCGGCGCGCTTGA